A single window of Pontibacillus chungwhensis DNA harbors:
- the ald gene encoding alanine dehydrogenase, which yields MFIGIPKEIKNNENRVAITPAGVLNLVKAGHSVFVETTAGIGSGFEDQDYRDAGATIVNSAAEAWEKEMVMKVKEPLPSEYGYFREGLILFTYLHLAAEPELAKALTEKGVISLAYETVETNRTLPLLTPMSEVAGRMSAQIGAQFLEKPKGGLGILLGGVPGVKRGKVTIIGGGVVGTNAAKIAIGLGADVTMIDLSPERLRQLDDIFGNEINTLMSNPLNIAEAVKESDLVIGAVLIPGAKAPKLVTEDMVKEMKQGSVLVDVAIDQGGIIETVDHITTHDDPTYVKHGVVHYAVANMPGAVPRTSTIALTNVTIPYALQIANKGVSKAIEDNPALEKGLNTANGHVTYEAVARDLGYAFTPSHDALNAVYSN from the coding sequence TTGTTCATCGGAATTCCAAAAGAGATAAAAAACAATGAAAATCGTGTAGCGATCACACCAGCAGGGGTACTAAACTTGGTGAAAGCAGGCCATAGCGTATTCGTTGAAACAACTGCCGGTATTGGAAGCGGTTTCGAAGATCAGGATTACAGAGACGCAGGAGCCACCATTGTCAATTCAGCAGCAGAAGCATGGGAAAAAGAAATGGTGATGAAAGTAAAAGAACCACTACCATCTGAATACGGCTATTTCCGTGAAGGCTTAATTCTATTCACATACCTGCACCTTGCAGCTGAGCCAGAACTAGCGAAAGCCCTAACAGAAAAAGGCGTTATTTCTCTTGCGTATGAAACAGTTGAAACCAACCGTACGCTTCCACTTCTAACACCAATGAGTGAAGTAGCGGGTCGCATGTCAGCGCAAATCGGTGCTCAGTTCCTTGAAAAACCAAAAGGCGGACTTGGCATTCTTCTAGGTGGAGTACCTGGAGTGAAACGCGGTAAAGTTACGATCATCGGTGGTGGTGTAGTCGGTACAAACGCAGCTAAAATTGCCATTGGACTTGGCGCAGATGTAACCATGATCGACCTTAGCCCAGAGCGACTTCGCCAGCTGGATGATATCTTCGGAAACGAAATCAACACATTAATGTCCAATCCTTTAAATATCGCAGAAGCGGTAAAAGAATCTGACCTTGTCATTGGCGCTGTTCTTATTCCTGGAGCGAAAGCACCAAAACTTGTCACAGAAGACATGGTCAAAGAAATGAAACAAGGTTCTGTTCTAGTAGATGTTGCGATTGACCAGGGCGGTATTATTGAAACAGTTGATCATATTACAACACACGATGATCCTACGTATGTGAAACACGGCGTCGTTCATTATGCAGTTGCGAATATGCCAGGTGCTGTCCCTCGTACATCGACAATTGCTTTAACGAATGTTACGATTCCTTATGCATTACAAATCGCAAATAAAGGCGTTTCAAAAGCAATTGAAGACAATCCGGCGCTAGAAAAAGGATTAAACACAGCAAATGGTCATGTCACATATGAAGCTGTAGCCAGAGACCTTGGCTATGCGTTTACTCCTTCTCATGATGCATTAAACGCTGTATACTCAAACTAA
- a CDS encoding PucR family transcriptional regulator: protein MGTYTGSQDPFKGPFRSLEELADRISDLLHCPVTIEDSNHRILAYSTHDENVDPARIATIMRRKVPENVIKTLWKNGVIPQLFESEEPVIIPAIEEVGLGKRVAISVRKNNEILGFIWAQVHWDVTDEELDLFKRAAKVVKNQMLQLQIKKRKSEEDHKEFFWQLLTDHLTDLETIQSQARKYHIQLEGPLAIVVFEFEEDIHQSLERHIHYYIEASRQVGIVCSAIDSNQLILLVRPHSSEAPGKEINDFVSAFVEKIQDRVNVEFLKGAAGTLYKNPVRIQDSYKEALHVLSIKDRFSHEVEGIYSYQDLGIYQFIDSLYEKRIRDHYTNQYIETLRAYDEKHRTELLETVSEFLRCDSNVNEAAKALHIHSNTLNYRLKRIANLTGFNFKDPNQKITLYLDLMIERLKQ from the coding sequence ATGGGAACATATACCGGGAGCCAAGATCCATTTAAAGGACCATTCCGCTCGTTAGAAGAACTGGCCGATCGTATTAGCGATCTATTGCACTGCCCAGTTACGATAGAAGATTCGAATCATCGCATTTTGGCATACAGCACTCACGATGAGAACGTCGATCCTGCCAGAATCGCAACCATTATGAGGAGAAAAGTTCCGGAGAACGTCATCAAGACATTATGGAAGAACGGGGTCATCCCTCAGCTATTTGAAAGCGAAGAACCGGTTATTATTCCAGCTATTGAAGAAGTCGGTTTAGGGAAGCGTGTAGCCATATCCGTACGTAAAAACAACGAAATTCTCGGCTTTATTTGGGCTCAAGTTCACTGGGACGTAACGGATGAAGAACTCGACCTTTTTAAGAGGGCAGCCAAAGTCGTTAAAAATCAAATGTTACAACTTCAAATCAAAAAACGTAAATCAGAAGAAGATCATAAAGAGTTCTTCTGGCAATTACTGACCGACCACCTGACGGATCTTGAAACGATTCAGAGCCAGGCAAGGAAATATCATATTCAGTTAGAAGGACCTTTGGCTATTGTCGTCTTTGAATTTGAGGAGGATATCCATCAATCATTGGAACGACATATCCATTACTATATCGAAGCTTCAAGACAAGTAGGAATCGTATGCAGCGCGATCGATTCGAACCAACTCATCTTACTTGTTCGCCCACACTCTAGTGAGGCACCTGGGAAAGAAATCAATGATTTTGTTAGCGCCTTTGTAGAGAAAATACAAGACAGGGTTAACGTTGAGTTCTTAAAAGGAGCAGCGGGCACGTTGTACAAGAACCCCGTCCGTATACAAGATAGTTATAAAGAAGCCTTACACGTCTTATCCATTAAAGATCGTTTCTCTCATGAAGTTGAAGGAATCTATAGTTACCAGGATCTAGGGATCTATCAGTTTATTGATTCTTTATATGAGAAGCGCATTCGTGATCATTACACAAATCAATACATCGAAACCCTTCGCGCCTATGACGAGAAACACCGGACAGAATTACTGGAGACCGTAAGTGAATTTTTGCGATGTGATAGTAACGTAAACGAAGCAGCAAAGGCTTTGCATATTCATTCCAACACGTTGAATTATCGTTTAAAACGAATTGCTAACTTAACAGGATTTAATTTTAAAGATCCAAACCAAAAAATAACATTGTACCTGGATTTGATGATTGAACGCCTGAAACAATAA